The sequence GGACACCATTTGGGATGGTAATGAAAAGAGCTGTGAAGCCAGAATTCTCACGACGTCCCACATCCCCGGTTCTGAGCACCACAACCACCAGCATCCCagtgatggggtggggaggggcgggtcaCTGTCCCCTCATTAGAAACAAGAAAGACAGCGTGGGGGTGGGCCTGCCATCCAAGGTCATCCCAGCCGCTCACCCTGGCCAGCCAGGCCTACTGCTGGCTGCCGACTGCTGGCATCGGGGAAATCTCCTGGCTCAGGGCCCTGCAGGAAGCCTGGGGTCCCAGCCTGGGGTCCTCAGCTGACCCGCCCAGGGGTCTGAAATGTGTCCTCCGGATAAGCCTGTCTGTCAGGGGCTTAGAGGGAGGCCACCTGTCACCCCTGGGGGCAGCAAACTCCGAGAGGCCCAGGAGGCGTCCCACTGAGGGAGGCTGGGATCTGAGGGGATGGGATCAGGGTCACCAGGGTCACGGCCTTCTCCAGGAGGAAGGTCAAAGCTGCTGGGAGCCTGCGAGGCCTCTGCActccccagggctgggacccGCCCCTGAGAGGGAGAGCTTAGCATTTCCGGAGGGAGCTGCGATAGGAAAAGAGCTGAGAGCCCGGGAGAATGGGGGCCGGAGGGCTCTGGGCACCAACAGAAGGGCCCGGGGCGTCTGCCAGGAGATGGGGTTCCCGGTACTTACTCGGAGCCGCCGCTGCCCTCTGGGTGGCCTTCAGCGCTCTGTTTCGGGGACACCTtgagaaggacagaaggaagaggcATCAGAGGTTATGGATGGGGAGCCTCCGATTACTCCGGCTTTCTACTGACGGAGGGGCCCCCGAGTCCAACCAGCACCGAACAGTATTCCACTGCATGTGCATGCACCCCGCCCTCCATGTCCGCAGGCTCTGCACCCACAGATCCAACCCACCAGGACTCAAAAATAGtcagaaaaaatgctaaccaCGTTGTTGCTGACCTGCACTATGTAATCAACCCTGCCATGGCTGTGTCTCTACGGACACGTCCAGACTTTCTTCCTGTCACCGTTCTCTAAACAACACGGTGTGACAACTACTGACACAGCATTTGCATTGTAATGAGCCTCTAGAGACGATTTAGAGTACACAGGAAGTTGTGCGCAGTTACATGCAAACAGCACATCGTTTTAAATACGGAACTTGAGCATCTGAGGATCCCGGTACCCACATGGGTCTTAAAACCAATCCTCTGTGGATACTGAGGGACGacgacatttttctttttaaaatgtatttatattttttcaatcgCCATTTGCGTTCAGTATAATTTTGCacgagtttcaggtgtacagcacagcagTTAGACCATCACATGGTTGGCCAAGTGCTTCCCCCGGGTATTtccagcccccacacccccacacacactcggTCTCCGAAGCGTTACTGACCGTGTGCCCCGTGCTGAGCTTCACATCCCCGCGACCCCCCCGTGACGGCCAATGCACACTTCTCCGCCCCTTCACCGTCTTCACCcgcccccccgcccagcccccaccctggcaaCCATCGATCTGCTCTccgtgtctgtgagtctgttcgtGTGAcgtgtattttgttctttagattccacacgtaTGTgaaattgtctttctttttctctgacttatttcgcttagcatagtaCCCTGTAGGTCCACCCGTGCTGTGGCGAATAGTAAGATCTGGTTCTTTTTTACGGCCGAGTAATATTCCGCCGTCTGTAAGGGCCACCACTGTTCTACCCACTGGTCTGTGGGTGGGCACTCGGGCGGCGTCCGGAGCTTGGCTGCAGCGAACACGGGGGTGCGTGTGTTCTTCCACACCAGTGTTTCGGGTGTCCGTGGACATacgcccagaagtggaatctctgagtcataaagcagttccacatttaattttttgaggaacctcacactgctttccacaggggctgTCCCGACCCGCCCTCCCCCCAACAGAGGCcgagggcccccttttctccatgtccttgtcAGTGCTGGTCTGCTGGCTTActgatgacggccattctgaccggtgggAGGTGGCAGCTCACTGAGATTGTGCCCTATTTTCCTTATCCATTTCCTGTACCCATTTCGTGTACCCGTCCATGGATGGATGGACACTGGGGATGCTTCTGCCACAGGCATTGTGATGGGCACACCTAGGACACTGGGTGCACAGAGCCTGTCGGAGACATCCCCTGGGGTCTCTGCCAGCCCTCTCCGGTGCCCATGCCACCGTGCCTCCCTGCAGCCGCCCTCACTGGGCCTCAGTGGCTCTTTCCTCAGGGGCCACGGGGAAGAAAACGATACTTCTCCCCAGCCACCCTTCAGCTACTTCTGATGGAGTCGTCCCGCAGGGAGCCCAGCTCCCTCCCGCCGTTGCTGCTGGAACCAGCCTCTGGGGCCACCTGCGGTGGCACGGCCAGATTTCGGAAGGGTCGTCACAGACACGGCTTCTCCCGCCAGGAGGGcaacggtgggggcgggggagagcacCAGGTCGGGGTCACGCAGCTGCACAGACAGCCCGGGCTCCGCCTCTCCGTGCCGCGCCGCCTCCGGCTAACGGGGACACCCCGCTGGCCTCGCGGGGCAGGCGCGACGTGGCACCGTCACCTCCGCCAACCGCACACCGGAAGCTGCGTTCGAAAGGTAGGTTGTGCTCTCTCCCCAGTAGTTTCCTTGTTACAGCTGATCCGGGGTCACGTTTCTCTCTGTGCCTGGGACGTGCACGTGGGGTCCCCTCTCTCATCCGTCTGTTTACGCCTTGAATTGACCGCCTCCCTGGGAAACGGGTGAGGCGCGCGCCCAGAAATGCAGCTGGCAGAGGCAGCCACGGGAGCTCGGACGAAAGGCAGAGACACAGCGGCCCCTGGTGGCCGCTCGAGGTCTGGCGCAGACCCGAGTTTCCGCCGCCAGCCAGCTGGCCGCCCGCCGCCTGCCTGCGGGTCAGGACTCCCTGGACTCcaaggggggcggggcctgggctgaAGCCCTGGGAACCGGACGGAGCTCCGGGAGGCCCGAGGGTCTGGGCCCCGCGTGGGCGTGTTGGCACTGGAGATCCTACCCGGGCTCCGAGAATCCACACCGCAGCTGGACGAGACGCAGAAAACGGGGGAAGGATTTGCGTACGATGATCTCCGAGAGCCTCCTCTGACTCTTATAAATAGGGTTTTTGTTAGAAGAGTAAACTATCAAGTTAATTTTTAGAAAACCCACTACACATCTTAGCAAAATGTATTATACTCTGCTTCTTCTAAAGAGTCCTCTCCTTAGctcctttttaaagctttttatttattgattttagagagagaaggagggagggagagaaacagcgatttgctgttccacttatctgcacactcattggttgatttccTGCATGCGCCCTgacggggatcgaacctgcaaccttggcgcgTTGGGGACGATACTCCAACTGGGCCGCCTGGCCAGGGTCCCCTCAGCTCCTAACAGCTCCATGggaatatacagggtggggcagaagcaggTGTACAGGTGGTCGTATGGGGAATAACACGATTAGTAAACAGTAACACCGGAATTAACTggtgtttcgtgtactcacaaccataaactccttttgccccaccctgtatgtgccCACATACATAAGCACACGGAACAAGCCGCAGGTGTGTGAAGGGCACAGTTCGGTAGGTTCTGACGTGTAGACACACCAGTGCACCCATCACAACCAAGATCCCAACAGTGCTTCAgccgcccctccctccgcccctcccactCAGGGCAGCTGTGGGCCTGCTTTCCGTTCACGGGCACGCTCAAAAAGCCTGGGTACTGGGACTGCACAGTGCACACCCtcctgtctggcttctttcactcggCACCAGGGTCCTGGGGCCCACCCACGTGGCCTGGGACAGTCGTTCCCTTCTCTGAAGACCACACACAGCAGGGAACACGGCAATGGATCTCCGCTCCCAGCCTCGCCAGTTGGTCTTTGTCCGATTAGGCCAATCCTCTCACCACCAGAGGGCGATGCCCTCCGTGCTTAAGGGCCTCCCAGGCGGCAAAAGCTGCGGGCCACCGCAGGGCAGGAGAGCTGTTCTACTGACCAAAACGACAAAGGACTTGTTCAAAAGGAGCCTCTGACCCTGAGACCACCAGTCCGAGGTCCTCCACCTCCCCTCACAAGGTCTGGCCTTCAGGAAAGTGTTTCCAACGAGAAAGAAGGTCAAGGAGACCTGGAGGAACTGAAGTGGGCGGGATTGGAGGACAAGGACAATGAACTCCACTTCTACGGAGTTTTATCCCTTTATAGAGCATGTTTACATACAGCCACACATATTTCTCCCAAACCTCCGCTCAACAGACACTCCCTGAGTAGTTCACTGGACGGCGTGTCCCCACCCTGGGTGTCCCCCTGACCCAGGCCTGCTCCCATGGGCAGGTGCCCCCGAGTGGCTCCTGGGCCCGCCGGGGGGTTGGGCAGCTGGCGTGCTGGGCCCAAACGCCTCCAGAGAGAGTGAGAAGGCAGCCCTGGTGGTCGCTAAGGTTCCCTGGGTGCAGCCATCCGTGGGTCTCCAAGTGTCCGGAAATGAAAGGGGTGTGGGCGTGGCCGCCAGGCAGAGTCCGGTTAGAACCCGATGCTGGCCTTGGGCCGGGGGTGCCCTCCTCACAGGGGACGGGCACCTGGCACTGAGGTGTGGGTGAACCTCCATTCTGGCCAAAGCACCGGGATCCTCCACCCCAGAGTTCGGCTAGGGCGGGTCCCAACCCTGTGGGAACCCAGGTGGGCCTGGGGTCCACCAGCACCTTCTAGGCCATGCACGCTGCCTTAGTGTCCCATGTGCTCCGtttctgcaccccacccccctggACCCCGCACCCAGTGCTGGGCAGCAGTCCCCGAGGCCTGGCATCCAGCAAGGCCCCGTGCCACTCTGCTGCACCACTGGCCTCCTCCGGCCTGGACGGCGGCTGACACCTGCATCCACCCGGGTGTTCCCAGCCACCATCGCCTTTGCACACAGGGTTCCCCTCTGCCCAAAAGCTCGTCTCCGCTCGTTTCCCTGGCTGATGCCACAGGCCCTTCCCAACTCAGGTCGACCGCCGCCCCTCTGGAATGCTGTCCCAACTTCGGGGCTCAGCTGCTCCTCCTGCGGACTCTGCGAGGACCCCAGGCCACACTGTGCTCCTTTTCTGCCTGCAGAcctgccccaccccgccacccccactGGACGGTGGGCCTCTCTAGGGCAAAAGTGCCCGGCACACGGCGGGACCTCGGACCACACTGGAGAGGTGACTGAAAGGTGGAGTAAGGCTGCCCTGCACCCTGACCCTCTGGGACACTCAGTGATTGGGGGGGAACCCATCTTctcgttttcttttctttcaatcctCACCTGGGGGTATGTTTACTGCTCACCTGGggatatgtctattgatttttagagaaagagggaggaagagggagagagacacggatcagttgcctccctaatgtgccctgactggggatcgaacctgcaaccttctggtgctcgggacaacgctccaaccaacagagccacccagtcagggccgTTTTCCCGCTTAAACATCTCAAGTTCCCAAAGCACTTGCCCATTGAACACTAAAAATACTGTTTCCATGCCATCTCAGAATTCCTCCAAACTGTTCATCCGTGTTTAGTGTTACATAACCGCGGGCTGACGCAGGCTTACAGGCATCCTGTTATATAATTCGGTCTGCTTAACGGCCGCTCACTCCAGGAGGGCCGCggggctgggccaggaggagctggaggagcggGAGCGGCCTGCGCTGTCCAGGGTCGGccagccctccccgccctccctcggCGTGTTCGGCATCCTGCTGCTGGCTGACACTCCGCTCAGGTCCGCCGCCAAGGTCAGGCAGCGCCCGCGGTGGGCGTGCAGCCGGGCCGCCGCCTCCAGCTTCCTCCTCAAGCCCAGGAGCTGCTGCTAAAGACCTCGTTCCTTCAGCTCCGCGGGAGTGAGGGCTGCGCCAACCCGGAGCgctccttttattgtttttctagagCAGCAGGGCTGTTGTTACAAGTGTTCTGGAAGAGAGAGTAGGGGCGCCAAGAAGAGGTTCCGCGGACCCTTAAAAACAGAGAGCGGTGCGCGCCCGGTTTGGCCGGCGAGGCGAGTGACACGCAGGGCATCCCTGAACCGCTGTTTGGCTACCGGTCCTGCCGCTTAGCGCCTCCTCCAGCAGTGTCCCCAGGCGCCCCGCGCCACTTTGCACCCGGGCTGGAAGGCGCCCGGAATGCCTCACTTAGCGGGTGGTCACGCAGCTCCAAGAGGAAAAAAGGCGAGCTCTGGCTAGAAGAAAGCCCGGGAGACGCACTTCTgccaaggggcggggggggggctgccccctgcccttcgaggctgcttccagcactgtCACCCCCAGATGGAGGCAGTTAAACCAGCACCCAGACGAGGCAGACGTGGGGGGGCTGCCGAGCGGTGCTCGGAAGGAGGGATTGGGAGTGGACAGCGAGACGGCTGGTGACCCGCGCAGGCAAGCCTAGGGAGAGCGGTGGGGaccagagggggtgggaggacgCATGTCGCCTGCCTGGGAGGGTACAGGAGAAAGTGGCTGGGGGGGGACGCGGGGCGCACTCGGAGCGCGACACTCACCGGGCTCCCCGCGCCTGCGGCAGGTCGGGGCCGCGTGGGGCCTCGCGGGGCTGTCTCCCCCGGACCCCAGGTCGCCGACTCGGCCAGCAGCTGGTCCAGCAAGCGCAGGGTTTCATCCCGGCCGTCGGGGGGCGCCCCGGGGCCAGGGTCGGTGCCCGCCGCGCCCCCAGCCGCCTCCCCCACTGCCTCCGGGGCCTCCTCCCGGGCACCAGTCCCGCCCTCCGGGGTTGCCCCGCCAGGCCCCGCCGGCCGGCTGTCGGGGCCGCGCAGCCGCCTCAGGGCCCGGCTGCTTCggctgctgccactgcccatgGCGCACCGTGGCCGGCCCAGCAGGCTGGTGGCTGCGGGGCTGGGGAGCAGCCGGGGCGGGGACGCGGGAGGGGGCGCGGCCGGGTGAGCCGCGGGGGGAGCGCTGGAGTTGGGGACTCCGGGGCGGGTGCTGACCCGAGTCTGGCGGTGGTGGGCGGAGCCAGGAGGTCTGGGGGCGGGGCAACTGGATGGGGGGCACTGGGGCGTGGCGACCCCCTCCTTTGTCTCCTTCCCTGCTCTGCACTCACGCCCCCGCCGGGGGCCCCCTCCTTGCTGGTCCTGCCGCCTGGAGGAACTGTGCGGAGGTGACCCTGCAGCCTCACCctgctggagcttagagggaggTGGGAGACCTCACCGCTCCTCAAACGGGCCCCTGGGGAAGGGCGGGTGGTAAAGGCACCTCCGAGTAGGATGAAGAATGCGCAGGGCCACGCACCTCCGTGACCCCCCCATCCTCAGgtgtctgcccctccctcccgtgCAGGCACAGACCTAGGACGGGACGGAGGAGGGCGGCCGACGGCCCCTCCTGCGTCCCACgggggacggggtggggtgggggggggacaggaGCTGCAGCAGCGGGCAGTGGGCGCCCCGGTTCCCTGGCTGCGCCATCGCAGATCCGGAGCCTGGATGCCGAGCCTCGTCCCAAACCTCACCAAGCAGTCATCACCTTTggggggaaaattttttttttttaaagagagagacagaagacgCATCCTATCCccccagaaaaaaagcaaagaaaatccgAGTAGGTACCGATTCTAATTCAGCCCTTTTGGTCGTGGgatagttaaaaaaagaagaggaaggaaagaaaaagtcttCTGTACGTGAACTGACCCCAGAATCAGCGCAGGAGAGGCTCCCGAGGGGTCGGGCTCACACCCCGTGACGTCACCGTCGGTCCTGCTCCGGTCGTCCTGGGACTTGGgggcttcctctcccttcccggCCACAAGCCCCGCCTTCCCAAAGCTGGACAACGCAGGCAGCCTGGGGTTTGCGCACAACTCTTgtctggacatttttttttttttttgcagaataaTTGTTCACATGAAATTTTGGCTAATCTTTACCAACCACACACTTGAAATGTTGCTATTTTTATCACTTTGGGAGTAGACATAAAACTTGATGCCCAAGAAGATGGAACAAACATGGGATTCAAGTCCACAGCCATTTAGTTGTATTGCCAAGAGGCTAAGGAGGGATTTAGAACTCCCCttacatttttccttcttctctccctctgtccctccctccctctctctccccctccctccctccctccttccctctctctccctctctctctctgtctctctctgtctctctgtctctctctctctctctcatgtgttGTCCCAGCCACCCAGATCTAGGAGCTGGGCCAAAGACATTATTTGATACCATTTGGGTGTTCTAAGTCCGCTGATGTGTCTACTTTGGAAGCTCTCGATACGaattttctctttaagaaaacGAATCTCATCTTGAAACTCTTTAGGCCTGGAGAAAAGCGTTCAGATGGAAAATTTTTTCTTGAACTAAGTTCAACCAAGTttaatgatttaaagaaaaacatgcttCACTGCTTGCCCGAGCCCAGCCTCGTCGTGTGACTCACAGTTTAACTCCCTCCGCAGCGTCCTGCGCTCACTGCACACCCAGGGCAGCGGACTCTGTGACCCCCCCTTCCCAGCCTGTCTCCCCGGCGTGCCTCGCTCGCTCACCCACCCCAGGGAGAGGCGTGCCAAGCCGGGGTCCTCCCCACTGCGAGAGCACACGTACAGTCAGCCACCTCTGGAGACCTGGCTTCCATCACAGGTACCAGAGTCCCCGCTTGAGTGTATGAGGGGCTCCCCTAAGCAAACAGGCCAGGTTTCCCCAGGTGACTAAGGCCACCTGAGATcgtctctagaaataaacaagagTCTCTTTGTCCCTAGGGGATGGCAAAGCCCCAGGAGTACTGGGGCGTTGAAAAGGGGGTCTAATCCCTCCTAAGGAAGCGCCCTGGCAACCACACATCTCCAGCTGAGGGACTTCTTTATGCGGCTACTGTGGTGGCGGCCAGGGAGGGGGCTTGAAGGTGCGGCCCAGCTTGGAAGCTGTCCGCCTGACTCCTGGGAAGTAAGAACTGGCTTGCAATGAGCAAATCACACTTGGGGAGTGGACTGCGGTCGTCGGCACCCGCAGCAGGAAATGTGTCCTGAGGGGCGTTCTCCTGGGCAACGGGCCTGGCCTGGCACCTGGAGATGAAGGGGGCCcaccccttcccacagccccaggaCCACCCCCGTGACAGcggacccccagcccagccccggtCAATGCTCCCCACTCAAGTACCCTTCTTTGGGGACCCCCCTGGATCTGCTCTCCCTGCGCAGAACATCTGTAATTCCCACCATTCCTGGCGCCCCACTGGGTCACACCCAGCAGAGCTGTGCTGTGTAGACCCTGGGTATTATGACTGTGCAGGAGGAGAGCGATTATTTTCCAATGAAAAAGGAGACGGCATTTGAAAGACATAGGGGAgcgtatttctatttttaatgcttCGTCGGTAACCTGAGAGAGCCACGGCGCTCCTGGTCGCTGCCGACGCACAGGGCGAGTGGCTCATGTCACTGCCGGTGTCTGTCTGAGGTTTGCATTTGGTTTCATGGTTCTGTACCAGGGTCAACAACAGTGCGCACTGCGGGCGGTCAGTGGATTACAGAAcccttatctttttcttttttaagattttatttatttatttttagagagggaagggagggagggggagagagaaagaaagagagagagagagattcaatgtgcggttgctgggggttctggccttcaacccaggaatataccctggctgggaatcgaacctgggacactttggttcacagcccgcactcaatccactgagctacgccagccagggctagaacccTTATCTCTACTCCGAGAGAGGATGACGTCCTCAGAGCTGGCGCGGATGCGTCACGAGGATCCGCCCACTCTGGGACCACGGGTTCTGTGGGTTCTGGTTCTCTGGGTGACCCTGCCCAGTGCATTGTCAGGTGACACCGacgaggagcagaagcagcagatTGGTTTTCCTACCTTCCTTAGAAAGTTGACACAGTCCGGGGCTCCCTGAGCTGCGCTGCCGGCCCCCGGTTCGGGAGTTTGGTGCCCTCCAACTCCGAAGTGAACCAGTGCCTCCCGCAGCCTGCCCTCCGGGCACCAGGGGCCTAGAAGGCGGAGCATCCGTGAGTGAGGAGTGGATCGTGAGAGCGGGCACGGCACTCTGCCCAGGCGGGAGGCCGGTGGTCCTTCTGGCCCTGAAACTGCCGTCCGGCCCCACGGATCTGGCCTCCCAGCCCCAAGAGACGTGCCTTTCCCTTCACTCGTAATCTGATGATCGTTGTTAACATTATGAGTAGTCACGATGCCACAATGACCTCACGACGTGGTCGACCTGGCTTCCTCTCCTGGACACTTGGACCTGGAAATGTGGCCGCCGCCTGCAGTCAGCAAGCCGGCTCCAGCACCCACTTGTTTTTGTAAGCGAGGTAGGCGGGAACACAGCCACGCCCCATTTATGGGTCTCTGGCTGACTTGGATCCCCCACGCAAGGGGTTTGGGGCCCCCTATCCAAACACAAGATGTGGTTGGGATAAAGGCGGTTTTATTTAGTGGCAGCAAGTCAAGGAGAAGGGCCTCCTACCCCGAGCCCGGCCTCTGCAGCAGGGAGGCTCCGCAGCGGCTCCTGCCCCGCTGGGTCAGTTACGTGTTGATTTCTTCCCCCCATTTGGGTGTTTGCATCCCACTGAGTTCCTGCCACCGCTTCCTGCTCATAGCTGCGTCTGCAAAATAACTaggctacattttaacatttagcaagaaatAACTTTTAGGGCTGCACAGACCTCGAGACCCTGTCCTACACGACATTGACCTAATTGTAGGGCGGAATAGCCGCTTCAGAGACGCTTAGCGTGTGAAACACCTCAAGTGTTTCCTGTCTGGCCTCTCCAGGAAGTTTGTCCACCCCCAGTCTAGTGGCAAGCTGAGTTTCACCCATGAGTCCCAGAGGATACGGTTTATTCATGAAAGAAAGGAAGTTAATATTAACCACCTGCGAGTTTCGGTAACTTATTTCTGCCCTCACACCTGACTCCGTGTTCTCACCTGGGGCCCAAACGAAAAAGGTTCCTGTAGACACACCGGCCTTTCCAATGTCTAAGTTCCTTCTTTTATGTGAGCCAGAAACTAGCTCTGCGGGTCATGCTTATTTTTCTACTTCTACGGTGTCCTGTTGTCCTTACGGATAAAACGTTAAAAGCATTTCCCctcccttgttctttctcttatACAGACACAAATAAAAGGCGGATAG is a genomic window of Phyllostomus discolor isolate MPI-MPIP mPhyDis1 chromosome 6, mPhyDis1.pri.v3, whole genome shotgun sequence containing:
- the CYS1 gene encoding cystin-1 isoform X1 — protein: MGSGSSRSSRALRRLRGPDSRPAGPGGATPEGGTGAREEAPEAVGEAAGGAAGTDPGPGAPPDGRDETLRLLDQLLAESATWGPGETAPRGPTRPRPAAGAGSPVSPKQSAEGHPEGSGGSEAPGSSHRRPERQPAIVYDGSEEELMASIEQEYCR
- the CYS1 gene encoding cystin-1 isoform X2, with protein sequence MGSGSSRSSRALRRLRGPDSRPAGPGGATPEGGTGAREEAPEAVGEAAGGAAGTDPGPGAPPDGRDETLRLLDQLLAESATWGPGETAPRGPTRPRPAAGAGSPLRDHPLSEAFRAPSSPGAKWRGAPGDTAGGGAKRQDR